The segment TTGATGGCCTTAGCGACTTCTGTACGGTACGTAGGAGTTGATATCCCTAGATGTCTATGAAATCCAAACTTAACTTTACGTTCCTACTCAGTCTACATTGACTACTTGAATAGCCGTACTCTTAACTTGGCTGAATATTTTCGGTTTTATACtaggctttatttttttgttgtttccttAATGGATTGactgtttcagtaaaaaatatatgtattttacgtttaaataaaagttcacgTTCATCGTTCTTAACATCCAAGTGACTACTTCTATTCTACTTCtttgctttcttttctttcttattacGCCATATTGTGaccaattttcttacttttcttttgtgttctcgttgttttttatcttatatctttttattattttttttacttagttaaagcttataacttcctttttaactttttaatatttattgaaataagctAAATTGTAGATAGAGGCGGGCACTGTTGTTGACGTCCAAGTCCAAGTGACTATTTCTGCTTCTTCGCTGTACTATTAGGCAACATTTTGCCCTTTTTTCTGACTGTTCCTTGTGTTCTcgttgtgttttttgtgttcttaattgaagcttatattcctttttaattattgtttaatttttttattcctttttatttgacgtttaaaatgAATGCATTCCTCGAGGGAATGGTAAGAGAGGTTGAGAGTGGGGACTATCTTAGTACTGACCATATGGATAGGTTCGGAAGCATACTGGATGAAAACACTGAGTATCATCCTGTAAGCTGTTCGGCCATTGCTGCAATGGAAGGTGTTTCGGCTGTCGCTACACCTCACATACAAATTCTGTTCTCGGGGAAGATCGACGCCAGTTCTATCGGTCATTGGATTGTGGTCTTCCACGATGGCAGTAATTTGTATGTGTACGACAGTCTGAACAGTGCCCACCTCACTGCAGACCAAACTAAGCTGCTCTCCCTTCTGTTCCCGGACCTATCCATCGTTCCAGCATTTATTCCCGTCCAAAGGCAAGAAAACGGTTTTGACTGCGGCGTATTCGCCATTGCTAATGCTACTTCACTTGCCCTTGGCCGGGACCCAGCCAAACTGCGCTATGATATACCATCAATGCGCCCCCATTTGGCTGAAATGCTGCGCACGGGTAGACTGGATATGTTCCCTACGCTATCAGTGTCCTCTCCTCCTGAGCCAATAATCAAAGATCCTAATTCTACTTGTTTAAGCATTGTCGAATCTTTACCGCCATTAGAAATAAGTACCATGTCCGTCTGTGCTCCAGTTAAAAAGGGGCCGGGTAGACCTAAAAAAGTGAAACGTGGCCGCCCTAAAACTCTTTCAACCACTAAGGAGGAgcagataaaaaattcaaagaaaaagtactcctcaaacaatcctcaagtcaacagggacgcagtgaaaagatatactgaacagcatcctcaagtcaacagggacgcagtgaaaagatatactgaacaGCATCCTCAAGTCAACAGGGATGCTGTTCATCGTTACACTGAGCAGCACCCTCAAGTCAACCGAGATGCTGTTCAACGTTACACTGAGCAGCACCCTCAGGTCCACCGAGATGCTGTCCAGCGTTACACTGAGCAGCACCCTCAGGTCCACCGAGATGCTGTTCAGCGTTACACTGAGCAACATCCTCAGGTCCATCGAGATGCTGTTCAGCGCTACACTGAGCAGCATCCTGAAGTTCACAGGGGTGCTGTTCAGCGTTATACAGAAAAACATCCtgacacaaatttacaaaaagtacaaatatttcgaataaaaaatcctaaattgaCAGAATTAAGGCACATTTCCAACATACTAGCACGACGTGTAGTTGAACATGGCCCAATGGCGTATTGGAAAATAGAtaatttagtctatattaattcttacaaactaaaaaaaataagtttatgggaCGAAAACATTTCAAAGTGTCCTCATTGTCATGCAAGGCTGTTCGATGAAGAGAAGGATAGGAAGAAATGGTGTGTTGCGGTGAGGGATCTTATAAAGTCCATAATTTACCTCCTCTGGACGCCAGTTTCTATTCTAACCGTCTGTTCATCGAACGAGCCCGTGCCTACAATGACTTGTTTGCCTTCTGCGCTCTCGAGGTGACTGGGGGGTACCGTCATCCTTCAGGCCTCGCCTTCTTTAAGATCGAAGGTAAGATGTACCACCAGGTTCACAGTCTGGACGCTCCAGGTCAAAAGTTTAGGACCAAGGGAGGTGATGTCCAGTTTGTGAACCGGTGCCGCCTGTACATAGATGATGGCGAGGAGCGCAAAAACATTGCCATGGGTAGATCATTGAACTCAGAAgtcattgatgaaattaatacatatctTCTTTCCTGTAATCCTTTCATCAATGATTTCCGTAGATTGAGTGATGAGCCTTCAGTCAACGCTCATTTGGAATTTGAAGTGACCAGCAGATCTACCCATGGCCCTGTTCTTGGAGATAGGCAAACAGGCATTGAAGTGCACGCTGTATTGAGCAATGAAGACACCATAACTGATCCAAGAAAATTGACCATCTGGAAGAAGAGTGATAGGCGTCCGTCTTCCGTTGACCTCTTTAGCCCCTTAATGGAGCCTTTCCAATATCCGTTGCTCTATCCTCAAGGTAATTTAGGGTGGCATATTGGGCGCTTAGACAACCACGGGGGGAAACTTTCACAATACAATTACTCTAGATGTCTCCTCCTCTCCGATCCCCGTTTCTCGCATTTCGGCAGGCTGTCTCAAGCATGGCAGGTTGAGATGTTCGCGAGGTACGAGGAGGAGCGTCTAAGATTTATTCGTTTCTCCCAAACGCGTTCTGCTGCTCAAAATTCCTTGAGGATAGGACCACTGGACGAGCTCCTTGAAGCTCAACGGGGTAGGCAAGCTGGTGGGCAGGTTTTAGGCGACATCACCCGCGATGAAACAGTCTTGGGTGAGGGTGGGGTGCAGGCTGGAAAAGTTTACCTCCCAAGTTCGTTTACCGGTGGACCCAGATACATGAAGGTACATTACGAGAACGCAATGGGCCTTGTGTCTCGTCTGGGTTCACCTACGTTTTTCCTGACGTTCACCTTCAGTGctacttgggaggaaaacaagaaggCCTGCCCTCACAACAGCGGGCGCAGTGACCCCTCAACAGCCTGCAGAATCTTCCAGATTAAACTTGGCGAACTCCTCCGAGATCTGCGCAGCGGAGCAATGTTTAGCCGTCCGGTTTACATCGTCTATGTCattgaaatgcaaatgaggggccttcctcatgcccacattgtgtttaaaattgacggCGATGGACCGGTACAGGCACGTGACATTGACTCCGTAATACGCGCAGACATCCCTTCGGAGGAGGAAGCCgctggaagactcaggaagttggtgctgAAACACATGATTCATGGTCCATGTGGTACTGACCACCGCACCGACTTTCTGTGCTGGGACTCTGCAAAGGGGCACTGCAACAAGTTCTACCCCAAGCCTGCCTGCCAAACCACCCACGTGGACGAGAGGGGGTTCGTCCAATACAAACGAGACTACACAAACGAAGGCTTTATCACATCACGTAGGAGACAGATCAAAGTGCATGATGGCTGGGTCGTTCCGTACAATTCCGCATTACTGCTCAAATACGAGGCGCACATAAACTTGGAGCTTGCTTCTACTCGTCGCGTAATCAAGTACCTCTTTAAGTACCTCATGAAAGGCGGTTCTCTCCAGAACGTAACCGTCACTCCCCTGGGGAAACAAGAGGATGAGGTCGAGCATTACGTGACGAAGAGAATGGTGGGTGccagcgacgcatgctggcgtcttcTCGACTTTCCTGTGTCAAAGCTCGAGCCCACCGTTGACTGTCTTCCCGTGCATTTAGAGGGCAAACAAAGTGTTGTCTTTCGGCCGAGACAGCTCTCTGATGCAGTCACTCAAGCAAGCTCCAAGCTTATGGTCTACTTCAATCGCCCGCACCATGAAACTTTTGACAATGTCACGTACCAGACATTTTACGAGAAGTTCATGGTGCACACTAAGCGCCCACGTACTGCGGAATTGTACGAACACCCCGATGGCCATCACTTTGTAACGACTCGCCAGCGTGGTGAGAAGGTATGTAGGTTGATGTGGGTCTCTCCCAACCGAGGAGAACAATACTACCTTCGTATTCTACTTATGTCTACACCTTGCCGCGGTTACGTTGATCTTCTGGCTCGTGGCGGTCCTGGTTGCCGGACGTTTCAGGACGTAGCCCGCAATCTCGGCCTGGTGGAAGACGAAGAAGAATACAATCACGCGCTGCGCGAGGCATCTACGTTTATGACTGGACCTAGGCTCCGTTCCTTCTTCGTGATCCTCTGCAACATGGGAGCTCCCGCTGCTCTTCTGTGGGAGTCTTTCAAGAACCACCTTAGCGAGGATCACTTAGAAAGGAACCCTCTCGACCCTGAACTGGCGGTGAAACTTACCTTGATAGACATCGATCGGAGCCTCCGCCAGCAGGGATCGTGCTTGAAAGATCATGGACTCCCCTACGTCGAGGATGACACGACTGAGTTAGGTAGAGAGCTACTCAACTACGGCGAGAACCTCCAGCGAACCATCGTTGAGGACTGGGTGCCAAAACTCTCCCCAGACCAGCGCCGTGTGTTTGAGTACGTTCGCTCTCTGCTTCTCAACCCCCGTGACCGACGCACTTCTAGAATCATATTTCTGGACGGTCCCGGGGGTTATGGGAAGACCTCTCTGATTCGTGTCATCCTTGCGTATGTCCGTGGTTGTCGACAGGTTGCACTCGCCGTGGCTAGCTCAGGGATTGCTGCAAGGAACATGGCTGGAGGAACAACAGCACATAGCATGTTCCGACTCCCTCTAGACCTAGGTCACGGCACAGGTGTGTGGAACAtcaccaacgggtcccagcgagCAGAACTCATCAGAGCAGCACAGCTCATTGTGTTTGATGAGGCCCCGATGGCACaccgctacatcttcgagatgaTCGACAGATCCCTCCGGGATCTCATGAATAGTAGTGTGCCATTCGGGAATAAGATCTTCATCTGCTCCGGGGACTTCCGTCAGATTGCGCCCGTCGTTGAGAAGGCTCGCACACCAGCTGATGTCGCGTGCGTGTCACTTCGGGCGTCacatctgtggcgactgttcACACTATTTTCCCTGACGACACCCCAGAGAACTAGTGGTTCCATTGACTACTCCAACTTCCTACTTGGAGTAGGCAATGGAACAATAAATCCTTTACTTTTTGGAGAAGGCCGCGAGAGAGATTCTCTCATTCCCCTCACTGGGGTGAGATGCCTCACTTCTCTCGCGGACTTAATAACGGATGTGTTTCCTCCTGGTGTTCTGCGAGATCCTGATCTTTGTGCGAGACGGGCAATACTCTCAACTCTGAATGTGAACGTCAAGGAGATCAACGGTCGCATCCTAGACCTCATGGACGGGCGcattcatgagttgagaagcgcggACACCGTGGACAGAGAAGACGACGACGGGCTGGATGTGGACGTAAATCTCCTCAACCAGGCCACTGGCAAAGGAGTGCCAGATCACGTCCTGCGTCTCAAGGTCGGCTCCGTATGCTTAATCATGAGAAACTTAAATATCGGTGATGGACTCGTGAACGGCACCAAAGTCATTGTGACGGCGATCAGCAGCCGACTGATCACCGTCAGACTTATCGGCAACACGCAACCTATCGGAATTCCCCGGATTACGTTCAGGTTCGCGTTTGCCGAAGGATCGCCGCTCCGGGTTTGTCGCCGTCAGTTCCCCCTCATGTTGGCGTACTGCATgactggtcacaagagccaaggccAGACAATTGAGTACGTCGGAGTCGACCTGAGAACGGACTgcttcactcatggccagctctACGTCCTGTTGAGCAGAGTGAGACGTCCAGACGACATCGTCGTTCTTGTACCAGACGACAGAATAGTAGAAGGAGTCGCCTATGCAAAGAATATTGTATATGACGAGCTCCTTCTAAACACTGATTAAGTCTtcggcagtaggctaggggatctgccacttaaaaaaaactccccgtcgtgatttgacctagcagtaggcaaagggaactgctttaccaaaactccctgatgatttcattagcagtaggcaaaggggactgcttcaccaaaactccctgatgatttcattagcagtaggcaaagggaactgctttaccaaaactccctgatgatttcattagcagtaggcaaagggaactgctttaccaaaactccctgatgatttcattagcagtaggcaaagggaactgctttaccaaaactccctgatgactttattagcagtaggcaaggggatctgccagaataaaactccccgttttgtgtaaatatgtaaatagatatgGTCTCTaagtttgccggcctccccgtggcgagactggatacgccaACCTCAATATCTGAGCGTTGGTAAACCGACGGGCAAACAACTGATtttctgttcttttcaaaattccaaacacattttattctatatttttaaaccactattcatattcaacacacacaaaatcaacCATCTCTTTTGCTTACAacgaataatgacaaattaattaaacagcaatattcttttcatcctaaaaaataaacccaattcTTTTACCTCAAAGTCAATTCACCATTCATTAACATTGTCTAAGTCATCGTGTTTTCATGCCATCAACCATCTgacatatttaatcaatactttaacaatttaacaacctGTTCTACCATTGCATTCAACCATAAGTTATGCCATGAACATAACTAACTATTGCACTTAAAACCAAAGCTGATTTAATAAGCTActtgttgttataaatgtgtacatataCATGGTCTCTGCGTTTTGTGCATCCCTGTGGCGAGACTGAATACGCTAACCTCAATGCCTGAGCGTAGGTTAACCGACAAACAGCCAACTTACTTTTactcatttcaaaattcatacatatttttgtactgaaattcCAACCACCCATTTATTCCATCAAAagcattttcttcatttaaaaccacCATCTCTATTACCTTCAAATGATCAAatgcaatagtttataatatcCTTGATATCAAGCTCATAAATCAGCCTCTTCACCTTTTTTTCACTGAAATCCTATCTTTTTCTCCCTACCTGAATATTGAACAACTACTATCTACCCCAAATACAATTGAGTCTGATAAAATTACCCACTCTCAAAAAATTGCCTGATTTCAAAACTGTACTAATAGAAAATTAGCTAATACCTAAATTGATCTCGAacccgaaattggccaacacccaaatgggggcctgggggcgtagcccccagcgagccgaaggcgagtttttATAATAACCTCTCAGTCTCTTATACTGAATATCCCTCTAAATCATGAGATGGATATATGATTTTGGTCTTTTCATGACACGGTCGTTTGCACATTTGAATATATATGAGAAGTAAAGAATCaactacaaaacaatttaatcctAAAATATGAGAGTGacatccgggttcgagtccctgcGGGGCAAGAACTCTtagtgaagaaaacaggattttccggacatttggcattatttagtaatactagaaatcagtaacactacgtttcaagatctgcaatcggATCTCTTCCgtatataactaaattaatacatagcaacaaaatagatattattaagGACACATGAaaagtaaatatgattttaagtaAGTAAACTTAGTGCGTTAATAACACAAACACGTGGAGTATTTGTGTGGTCAAACAAAAAGTAATAGATagcaataatttattcaatattgcaTAAATTTAGGAGACCATTTCATGATCCGGGTTTTTTAAGctcaaaaatgaatatatttgtacgaataaaatagaaatataatcttTACAAAGTAACGCTAACACTAAAGTCCAATTGCCTCTCAAGCCAATAGACAATGAATGACTCACCCTTTGTCCCTTTGTACGGATCATTCAACGCGAGATAATGATATTTAGAAGCAATCTATCTATAAACGCTCCACTTTTATGTTGGTAGAGGACTGATTTAAAATATCGTTTAATAAAAATTGGAGGCACTAGATTTTGTTATACACTAATAAAAACTAGGCTTTACTGGTGTCAATTATACTTTCAGCCCCATAATATCAACATTACAATGCAAAGACATGCCAAATAAGGGAGTAAAGagttttatgtttaacattgttcttacgtTTAACATTGAATTCAAGATCATTTATCTACATCCGGCTTTATAGTAATGTTCAAAAAGTCAAGGgctctatattatataaaaacacaaatccTTACTGAAAACTCTTCAATAAATCAAatctagtaatatttttttacattaactttagTTAGATCAATTTTTGGCAAGTTACAGGTTAATGTATAAAAGCAATAACGTGtgaagttaattttacaataaaggcCAATGGGACTGGTTGTTAGTTGCATGCAGCTAATGTTTTTAAGCCAagtcttttaaacttttaatatggtAGAGCCGATGGGAGAGTCGAAGACGTCTCTTTTTTTGTTTGAGTTATAGAttgcgcaggttcaaatcctgccaGTGGCCGTAGTACATTTTATCATTGCCATCGACTTAGTAATGCATCGACTCTTCCCCATATTCCGTTTGATAAGGTCAGAGCAATATCCCACGAGGACGGACGAAAAAAAAGCTTAAAAGAGAATCGCCcactaactttaaatttaaaacagtgtttatataCGTAAAAACTTTGTATATGTAGTACATACTATATAGTAGATTATCAAATAATAGTTATCGTGTTATTGAAACGCAAGAATAACACGTATTTCAGGAACTATTATTtgttctaaaaatgaaatatacgGGGGACATTCAATAAATCATATATATGAATGAAAAATTCCTATAAATCTTAGGATTTGAACATTTTATAGAATTGTTCGTAAGTAGCATTATTGACTAAATAGCTGTCAAAATTTCAGCAGCTCGATCCATTTTGTAGTTTCATTAATATTGACGATTAAAGTGAACAactattgattatttataataatagagaAATGTGACTTTCTAGCGatgttaaaaagctttatttaaaaagCCTTAACGTCCAAAGAAACTAAAACTGAGTCGGATGTAGTTCATGGCAAAACTTATCCGGTGTTATCAGCAGTTTAAAGTAACACGTTTAAAACGAGTTTAAACGTGGCCGTTCATCTACAAATGATAAACATCGACTACCAGTGAAAGTTTCTACTTCAGAAATGGTTGAAAAATATCTGGGAAATGATTTTGAATGATCGATGAATTCAAGTGCGCGAAATATTTGAAGCTACAAGGATATAAAAAGGTGCAGTCGCTTCAATCTTTCATGAAAATTGTTAGTCAAAATAATGTCTGCGGGATGAGTGCGGCGTTTGCTAACCAATAACAATGATCGTATGGTCGACTCTGAAGCAACTGTGGTGATCCTGCATAGCATCCTACGGAGTTTTTTCAGTAATACATCACAGTCGGTGAAACATGGATTCACTAATACACTCCACAGACAACAATACAGTCACAACAGTAGATTTTTTGTGGTGAACGGGCACCGAAGAAGGTAAAGACAAGTGAAATCGGCCGGCAAGGTCTTCTGGGATGCACAAGGTATAATTTCTATCGACTACTTGGAAAAAGGAAAGACGATAGGGGTGTATTATGTGTTGCTTTTGGAAAATTTGTGAGCgagtaaatcaatgaaaaagattattttgaaaaacttctaAAGTCTTATTTTTTTGGACggcttaaaaattttataaaatattgggaATTTTATAGAGCTGAAAGGAAATTAtgttgagaaattaaaaaaatagtttttatatctatTTCTAAGGACTATTGCTATTACTACATGACCCTCGTCATAAAATGAATTCCTGAAAATATAGATATCTTCCGAAATACACAGaacgaaaaattaaatattacaaggtAAGGAGTGGTCCACACCATGTGTCGAATAACAAACTTTGC is part of the Homalodisca vitripennis isolate AUS2020 chromosome 8, UT_GWSS_2.1, whole genome shotgun sequence genome and harbors:
- the LOC124368306 gene encoding uncharacterized protein LOC124368306, with the translated sequence MNAFLEGMVREVESGDYLSTDHMDRFGSILDENTEYHPVSCSAIAAMEGVSAVATPHIQILFSGKIDASSIGHWIVVFHDGSNLYVYDSLNSAHLTADQTKLLSLLFPDLSIVPAFIPVQRQENGFDCGVFAIANATSLALGRDPAKLRYDIPSMRPHLAEMLRTGRLDMFPTLSVSSPPEPIIKDPNSTCLSIVESLPPLEISTMSVCAPVKKGPGRPKKVKRGRPKTLSTTKEEQIKNSKKNILKSTGMLFIVTLSSTLKSTEMLFNVTLSSTLRSTEMLSSVTLSSTLRSTEMLFSVTLSNILRSIEMLFSATLSSILKFTGVLFSVIQKNILTQIYKNFYSNRLFIERARAYNDLFAFCALEVTGGYRHPSGLAFFKIEGKMYHQVHSLDAPGQKFRTKGGDVQFVNRCRLYIDDGEERKNIAMGRSLNSEVIDEINTYLLSCNPFINDFRRLSDEPSVNAHLEFEVTSRSTHGPVLGDRQTGIEVHAVLSNEDTITDPRKLTIWKKSDRRPSSVDLFSPLMEPFQYPLLYPQGNLGWHIGRLDNHGGKLSQYNYSRCLLLSDPRFSHFGRLSQAWQVEMFARYEEERLRFIRFSQTRSAAQNSLRIGPLDELLEAQRGRQAGGQVLGDITRDETVLGEGGVQAGKVYLPSSFTGGPRYMKVHYENAMGLVSRLGSPTFFLTFTFSATWEENKKACPHNSGRSDPSTACRIFQIKLGELLRDLRSGAMFSRPARDIDSVIRADIPSEEEAAGRLRKLVLKHMIHGPCGTDHRTDFLCWDSAKGHCNKFYPKPACQTTHVDERGFVQYKRDYTNEGFITSRRRQIKVHDGWVVPYNSALLLKYEAHINLELASTRRVIKYLFKYLMKGGSLQNVTVTPLGKQEDEVEHYVTKRMVGASDACWRLLDFPVSKLEPTVDCLPVHLEGKQSVVFRPRQLSDAVTQASSKLMVYFNRPHHETFDNVTYQTFYEKFMVHTKRPRTAELYEHPDGHHFVTTRQRGEKVCRLMWVSPNRGEQYYLRILLMSTPCRGYVDLLARGGPGCRTFQDVARNLGLVEDEEEYNHALREASTFMTGPRLRSFFVILCNMGAPAALLWESFKNHLSEDHLERNPLDPELAVKLTLIDIDRSLRQQGSCLKDHGLPYVEDDTTELGRELLNYGENLQRTIVEDWVPKLSPDQRRVFEYVRSLLLNPRDRRTSRIIFLDGPGGYGKTSLIRVILAYVRGCRQVALAVASSGIAARNMAGGTTAHSMFRLPLDLGHGTGVWNITNGSQRAELIRAAQLIVFDEAPMAHRYIFEMIDRSLRDLMNSSVPFGNKIFICSGDFRQIAPVVEKARTPADVACVSLRASHLWRLFTLFSLTTPQRTSGSIDYSNFLLGVGNGTINPLLFGEGRERDSLIPLTGVRCLTSLADLITDVFPPGVLRDPDLCARRAILSTLNVNVKEINGRILDLMDGRIHELRSADTVDREDDDGLDVDVNLLNQATGKGVPDHVLRLKVGSVCLIMRNLNIGDGLVNGTKVIVTAISSRLITVRLIGNTQPIGIPRITFRFAFAEGSPLRVCRRQFPLMLAYCMTGHKSQGQTIEYVGVDLRTDCFTHGQLYVLLSRVRRPDDIVVLVPDDRIVEGVAYAKNIVYDELLLNTD